A stretch of the bacterium genome encodes the following:
- a CDS encoding cobalamin biosynthesis protein, with translation MRLLICAGPATTGKTSVLRHMVRRLLAGGTRVVFLKVDVQYAEEDEQFAREFGIPVRKVYSGELCPDHCNVMVLGDAVAWARREQADFLIVETAGLCLRCSPYVDTGLGMIVLEATSGMNLPLKVGPMLSLADVAVVTKIDRVSQAEREVFRARIQDVAPSVRIREVNALHGIGIDPLLEMLGEAPEAGERMLLRGNPPVGTCTICVGKKEVGWQSHFGVVRPLENQTFYRGE, from the coding sequence ATGCGACTTCTGATCTGCGCCGGGCCGGCCACTACCGGAAAGACCTCGGTCCTGCGGCACATGGTCCGCCGTCTGCTCGCCGGGGGAACTCGGGTGGTGTTTCTGAAGGTCGACGTGCAGTACGCCGAGGAGGACGAGCAGTTCGCGCGCGAATTCGGAATCCCGGTGCGCAAGGTATACTCCGGCGAGCTCTGCCCGGACCACTGCAACGTGATGGTGCTGGGGGACGCGGTCGCATGGGCGCGCCGGGAGCAGGCCGATTTCCTGATCGTGGAGACCGCGGGGCTGTGCCTGCGCTGTTCGCCGTACGTGGACACGGGCCTGGGGATGATCGTGCTGGAGGCCACCAGCGGGATGAACCTGCCGCTCAAGGTCGGCCCGATGCTCTCGCTGGCCGATGTGGCCGTGGTGACCAAGATCGACCGGGTGAGCCAGGCCGAGCGCGAGGTGTTCCGGGCGCGCATCCAGGATGTGGCCCCGTCGGTGCGCATCCGCGAGGTGAACGCCCTGCACGGGATCGGGATCGATCCGCTGCTGGAAATGCTGGGAGAGGCTCCGGAGGCAGGTGAGCGCATGCTGCTGCGCGGCAACCCGCCGGTGGGCACCTGCACGATCTGTGTCGGGAAAAAAGAGGTCGGCTGGCAATCGCATTTCGGGGTGGTCCGGCCGCTGGAAAACCAGACTTTCTACCGTGGGGAATGA
- a CDS encoding Rrf2 family transcriptional regulator — MKLTTRSEYALLALLHLARANSDSYIRVESIAEAQKIPVKYLEQLLLTLKRARYVASQKGQGGGYRLALPARDISLAEIIRLFDGALAPTESVSKYFYEPTPIESEQSLVQVFRQIRDYVSETLEKTSLEDVK, encoded by the coding sequence ATGAAACTGACCACACGCAGCGAATACGCCCTGCTGGCGCTGTTGCACCTGGCCCGCGCAAACTCGGACAGCTATATCCGGGTCGAGTCGATCGCCGAGGCGCAGAAAATCCCGGTCAAGTACCTGGAGCAACTGCTCCTGACCCTCAAGCGCGCCCGCTACGTTGCGAGCCAGAAAGGCCAGGGCGGCGGCTACCGTCTGGCCCTGCCGGCCCGGGACATCTCGCTGGCCGAGATCATCCGCCTGTTCGACGGTGCGCTGGCGCCCACGGAATCGGTGAGCAAGTATTTCTACGAGCCCACCCCCATCGAGAGTGAGCAAAGCCTGGTGCAGGTTTTCCGCCAGATACGCGACTATGTCTCGGAAACGCTCGAAAAAACCAGCCTGGAGGATGTAAAATAA
- a CDS encoding ATP-binding cassette domain-containing protein yields the protein MVESLTILGGVGRDGQPEPVERVEMRMGDMVSIVGPTGSGKSTLIDDIELLAEANTPSGRRILIDGCTPPARFRHDPAHNPVALITQHTSFLSDLPVEEFLSIHARIRSSEQGQVSRLVEQVLVFANQLTGEPVRPGCRMTEMSGGQTRALLIADATVICNTPIILLDEVENAGIHRSRALELLRGYRKIFIFVTHDPRITLLSDYRIVMQGGSMRKVLHTDEAERRCAAGVSRLDEMLGGLRERLRNGERLSAGMLEGLACDF from the coding sequence ATGGTCGAGAGCTTGACAATCCTGGGGGGGGTCGGCCGAGACGGTCAGCCAGAGCCGGTGGAGCGGGTCGAGATGCGCATGGGGGACATGGTGAGCATCGTCGGGCCGACCGGATCGGGCAAATCGACCCTGATCGACGACATCGAGCTGCTGGCGGAGGCCAACACGCCAAGCGGACGGCGTATCCTGATCGATGGCTGCACACCACCGGCCCGGTTCCGCCACGACCCGGCCCACAACCCGGTCGCCCTTATCACCCAGCACACCTCGTTCCTGTCCGACCTGCCGGTGGAGGAGTTCCTCTCCATCCACGCCCGTATCCGCAGCAGCGAGCAGGGACAGGTCAGCCGGCTGGTGGAGCAGGTGCTCGTCTTCGCCAACCAGCTCACCGGCGAGCCGGTCCGTCCGGGGTGCCGCATGACCGAGATGTCGGGCGGCCAGACCCGGGCGCTGCTGATCGCGGACGCCACGGTGATCTGCAACACCCCGATCATCCTGCTGGATGAGGTCGAGAACGCCGGCATCCACCGCAGCCGGGCCTTGGAGCTGTTGCGCGGGTACCGCAAAATTTTCATCTTCGTCACCCACGACCCGCGGATCACCCTGCTGTCCGACTACCGGATCGTGATGCAGGGCGGCTCGATGCGCAAGGTGCTGCATACCGATGAGGCGGAGCGCCGCTGCGCCGCCGGGGTGAGCCGTCTGGACGAGATGCTGGGCGGCCTGCGTGAGCGCCTGCGCAACGGCGAGCGTCTGAGCGCCGGGATGCTGGAGGGACTCGCATGCGACTTCTGA
- a CDS encoding Fe-S cluster protein, whose amino-acid sequence MSITEKELPGLDCGVCGFRTCAELAGRLEGRPQLLKRCIHLSQDTLHPQTHSAAEPLPCAPAMPCVCSGQSTETAQPWRDSLGREFDFYLEHFPEDPGPREIILPHNPMLTRELEIREGDLLIGRPLGMSCGCPVTHCGVALNVDTRTGVILWCVTGPLQPRQQGCKDLGYYSAEGYEGLISQARCEVRIGMRYFFQPRRCMLQWRHSGLVNYLNRTPDGLQVRLEGLWIG is encoded by the coding sequence GTGTCGATCACAGAGAAAGAGTTGCCCGGACTGGACTGCGGGGTCTGCGGGTTCCGTACCTGCGCCGAGCTGGCCGGACGTCTGGAGGGCCGGCCGCAGTTGTTGAAACGCTGCATTCACCTTTCGCAGGACACCCTGCATCCGCAGACTCATTCGGCCGCCGAGCCGCTCCCCTGCGCGCCGGCCATGCCCTGCGTCTGCTCCGGGCAGTCCACGGAAACAGCTCAACCCTGGCGGGACAGCCTGGGCCGGGAGTTCGATTTTTACCTGGAGCATTTCCCCGAGGATCCGGGGCCGCGGGAGATAATCCTGCCGCACAATCCGATGCTGACACGCGAGCTGGAGATACGGGAGGGTGATTTGCTGATCGGCCGGCCGCTGGGGATGTCCTGCGGCTGCCCGGTCACGCACTGCGGGGTGGCGCTGAACGTGGACACGCGCACCGGCGTGATCCTCTGGTGCGTCACCGGTCCCCTGCAGCCGCGCCAGCAGGGGTGCAAGGACCTCGGCTACTACAGCGCCGAGGGCTACGAGGGCCTGATCAGTCAGGCGCGCTGCGAGGTGAGGATCGGCATGCGCTATTTCTTTCAGCCGCGCCGCTGCATGCTGCAGTGGCGGCACAGCGGACTGGTGAACTACCTCAACCGCACGCCGGATGGCCTTCAGGTCCGGCTGGAGGGCCTCTGGATCGGCTGA
- a CDS encoding CocE/NonD family hydrolase, with protein sequence MVFPLLLFFAALGFSPAPAAQGDSLAPRYPQLPSEIPASFKPVTDSFDYVKREEMIPMRDGVKLHTVIVVPRGAKGAPILLTRTPYKADKYLSGRWSPHMGMLLAGDNASELILEDGYIRVFQDIRGKYGSEGDYVLTRQVAGPLNPTPVDHATDTWDTIDWLVKNIPESNGKVGIIGTSYNGFLSLMGLVNPHPALKAAVPINPMVDGWIGDDWFHYGAFRLVSLPYIYSQESTRGSDFGWWPVHSDEYEECLLAGSAAALGHSRGLEQSGFWRKILEHPDYDSFWRDQAMDRILAAQPLKVPVMLVHGLWDQEDIYGAPAVYRALEPKDTANDMVYMVLGPWSHGQASRDGNSLGAVRFNFDTALYFRQNILRPFLAQHLLDRAPAQKVPPVAAFETGTNRWLSLESWPAAGDRDKSIQPAPLYLKAGLKLDFSAPKAGDAEYEEYVSDPAKPVPYRARPIPAAGYDEERGWSHWLTDDQREASSRPDVLAFVSEVLTGPVKISGTPEVNLVASTSGTDSDWVIKLIDVYPDEVFNQPEMGGFQLMVSADIFRGRYRESFENPKALAAGKPLAYTFSLPNANHVFLPGHRIMVQVQSTWFPLYDRNPQSFVPNIFQARPADFQKAVQRVYHSPAQASFIRLPLVKDM encoded by the coding sequence ATGGTTTTCCCGCTGCTGCTGTTTTTTGCGGCGCTGGGTTTCAGCCCGGCCCCGGCCGCCCAGGGCGACAGCCTGGCCCCCAGGTATCCGCAGCTGCCCAGCGAGATTCCAGCCAGCTTCAAGCCCGTGACCGACAGTTTCGACTATGTCAAGCGTGAGGAGATGATCCCCATGCGCGACGGGGTGAAGCTTCACACGGTGATCGTGGTGCCGCGCGGGGCCAAGGGGGCGCCGATTCTGCTCACCCGCACGCCCTACAAGGCCGACAAGTACCTGAGCGGGCGCTGGAGTCCGCACATGGGCATGCTCCTGGCCGGCGACAACGCCAGTGAACTGATCCTGGAGGACGGGTACATCCGGGTGTTCCAGGACATACGCGGCAAGTACGGCTCCGAGGGCGACTACGTGCTGACCCGCCAGGTGGCCGGCCCGCTGAACCCCACCCCGGTCGACCACGCCACCGACACCTGGGACACGATCGACTGGCTGGTGAAGAACATCCCGGAGTCCAACGGCAAGGTCGGCATCATCGGCACCTCCTACAACGGTTTCCTGTCCCTGATGGGCCTGGTCAACCCGCACCCGGCGCTCAAGGCCGCCGTGCCGATCAACCCGATGGTGGACGGCTGGATCGGGGACGACTGGTTCCATTACGGCGCATTCCGCTTGGTCAGCCTGCCCTATATCTACAGCCAGGAGAGCACCCGCGGCTCCGATTTCGGCTGGTGGCCGGTCCATTCCGATGAATACGAGGAATGCCTGCTGGCCGGCTCTGCGGCCGCTCTGGGCCATAGCCGCGGCCTGGAGCAGTCAGGGTTCTGGCGCAAAATACTGGAGCACCCGGACTACGACTCTTTCTGGCGCGACCAGGCCATGGACAGGATCCTGGCGGCCCAGCCGCTCAAGGTGCCGGTGATGCTGGTCCACGGGCTCTGGGACCAGGAGGACATCTACGGTGCGCCCGCGGTCTACCGGGCCCTGGAGCCGAAAGATACGGCCAACGACATGGTGTACATGGTGCTCGGCCCCTGGTCGCACGGCCAGGCCAGCCGGGACGGGAACAGCCTGGGAGCGGTGCGTTTCAATTTCGACACCGCCCTCTATTTCCGTCAGAACATTCTGCGCCCGTTCCTGGCCCAGCACCTGCTCGACCGCGCCCCGGCGCAGAAAGTCCCGCCCGTGGCCGCATTCGAGACCGGAACCAACCGCTGGCTGAGCCTGGAATCCTGGCCCGCCGCCGGTGACAGGGACAAGAGCATCCAGCCCGCGCCGCTCTACCTCAAGGCCGGGCTGAAACTGGATTTCAGCGCCCCCAAAGCTGGGGATGCGGAGTACGAGGAGTATGTCTCCGACCCGGCCAAGCCCGTGCCCTACCGCGCCCGCCCGATCCCAGCGGCCGGTTACGACGAGGAGCGCGGCTGGTCACACTGGCTGACCGACGACCAGCGCGAGGCCTCGAGCCGCCCGGATGTGCTGGCTTTTGTCTCGGAGGTCCTGACCGGGCCGGTCAAGATCAGCGGCACGCCGGAGGTCAACCTGGTGGCCTCCACCAGCGGCACGGATTCGGACTGGGTGATCAAGCTGATCGATGTCTACCCGGATGAGGTGTTCAACCAGCCCGAGATGGGCGGGTTCCAGTTGATGGTCTCGGCCGACATCTTCCGTGGACGCTACCGCGAGAGTTTCGAGAATCCCAAGGCCCTGGCCGCCGGCAAGCCGCTGGCCTACACTTTCAGCCTGCCCAACGCCAACCACGTGTTCCTGCCCGGCCACCGGATCATGGTGCAGGTGCAGTCCACCTGGTTCCCGCTCTACGACCGTAACCCGCAGAGTTTTGTCCCCAACATTTTCCAGGCCCGGCCCGCGGATTTCCAGAAGGCCGTGCAGAGAGTCTATCACAGCCCGGCCCAGGCCAGTTTCATCCGCCTGCCGCTGGTCAAGGACATGTAA
- a CDS encoding HDOD domain-containing protein, whose protein sequence is MIVAEITRKTADPRVNAKEIGRIISSDLSITSKVLRTVNSAHYGFNREITDINSAIVALGFNAVRDIALSIAVFESLTRKGESGIFDRCKFWEHSLGVAVASGVVGRMAGYTGHSDLFLAGLLHDIGKVLLDIYTPEMFIRVIDLCMTEDILIAEAEKRVYGFTHAEAGMWLVHQWNLPIGLQEAIGLHHNPSTLTSKVDFEMTAFVHMADIFTRALGIGCPGDNRIPEPGREVLERYTDFIDANITDCLTEIRRELVKSMSILKLA, encoded by the coding sequence GTGATAGTGGCAGAAATAACTCGCAAGACCGCTGATCCGCGAGTCAACGCCAAGGAAATCGGACGGATAATATCCTCCGACCTGTCCATCACCTCGAAAGTCCTCCGCACGGTCAACTCGGCCCATTACGGGTTCAATCGAGAAATCACCGATATCAACAGCGCGATCGTAGCTCTCGGCTTCAACGCGGTCCGGGACATCGCTCTTTCCATCGCCGTGTTCGAAAGCCTGACCCGCAAGGGTGAATCCGGCATCTTCGACCGCTGTAAGTTCTGGGAGCATTCCCTGGGTGTGGCGGTGGCCAGCGGAGTGGTCGGCCGGATGGCGGGATACACGGGACACAGCGACCTGTTCCTCGCCGGGCTGCTGCACGATATCGGCAAGGTGCTGCTCGACATCTACACACCCGAAATGTTCATCCGGGTGATCGATCTGTGTATGACGGAGGATATCCTTATTGCCGAAGCCGAGAAACGGGTGTACGGGTTCACGCACGCCGAGGCTGGCATGTGGCTGGTGCACCAGTGGAACCTTCCGATCGGGCTCCAGGAGGCTATCGGCCTGCATCACAACCCCTCGACCCTGACCTCCAAGGTCGATTTCGAAATGACAGCCTTCGTGCATATGGCGGATATCTTCACCCGGGCGCTGGGCATAGGCTGTCCGGGCGATAACCGCATCCCGGAACCCGGGCGTGAGGTCCTCGAGCGATACACCGATTTCATCGATGCCAATATCACCGATTGCCTGACCGAAATCCGCCGTGAGCTGGTCAAGAGCATGTCCATCCTCAAGCTGGCCTGA